A single region of the Glycine max cultivar Williams 82 chromosome 20, Glycine_max_v4.0, whole genome shotgun sequence genome encodes:
- the LOC100805617 gene encoding protein PSK SIMULATOR 1, producing MVAEAWIVKMGNQVSSNLKHALLLETLTKRKQSHKRSDTKETIGILSFEVANVMSKTVHLHRSLSESEISKLRNEILGSEGVRNLVSSDEGYLLELALAEKLEELNRVASVVSRLGKKCSEPALQGFEHVYGDIVGGFIDVKELGFLVKHMEGMVRKMDRYVTVTRNLYSEMEVLNELEQAVKKFQHNQHEESRRAFEQKLMWQKQDVRHLKDVSLWNQNFDKVVELLARTVCTIYARISVIFGESALRKNALGLGGGSPGTQNELGFVSGHVNVPRSSEKLKRNQSKRNGFHLGSVGRMAVAERRGTTSRPQIDLRRGELVPIRPEDFGFPCGTSPGRLFMECLSLSSSVSKFDDVDDGYAVNREDHHSSCRSVGIGNNSMKRDHTCHSGILSHSQSGVPFTGDLRQAKSGVQCCSTLGPKSRLAIYAPPSTLGGCALALHYANVIIVIEKLLRYPHIVGEEARDDLYQMLPTSLRLSLKAKLKSYVKNLAIYDAPLAHDWKENLDGIFKWLAPLAHNMIRWQSERNFEQHQIVSRTNVLLLQTLYFADREKTEESICKILVGLNYICRYEHQQNALLDCASSFDFEDCVEWQLQCGDSFLN from the coding sequence GAAAACAGAGCCACAAGAGGTCAGATACTAAAGAAACCATAGGTATTCTTTCTTTTGAGGTAGCAAATGTGATGTCAAAAACTGTGCACCTCCACAGGTCACTGTCAGAGTCTGAGATCTCAAAGCTGAGGAATGAGATCTTGGGCTCAGAGGGTGTTAGGAATTTGGTGTCCTCTGATGAGGGCTATCTCCTTGAGCTGGCTCTGGCAGAGAAGCTTGAGGAGTTGAATAGGGTTGCTAGTGTGGTCTCTAGGTTGGGGAAGAAGTGCTCTGAGCCTGCCTTGCAAGGGTTTGAGCATGTGTATGGGGACATTGTTGGTGGGTTTATAGATGTCAAGGAATTGGGATTCCTTGTTAAGCATATGGAGGGAATGGTGAGGAAAATGGATAGATATGTTACTGTCACTAGGAATTTGTACAGTGAGATGGAGGTGTTGAATGAGTTGGAGCAAGCAGTGAAGAAGTTTCAGCATAACCAGCACGAGGAGAGTAGGAGGGCTTTTGAGCAGAAGCTCATGTGGCAGAAGCAAGATGTGAGGCATCTTAAGGATGTTTCTCTTTGGAATCAGAACTTTGATAAGGTTGTTGAGTTGTTGGCAAGGACAGTTTGTACCATTTATGCCAGGATTTCTGTGATCTTTGGCGAATCTGCTTTAAGGAAGAACGCCCTTGGGCTCGGTGGAGGCTCCCCGGGTACACAAAATGAATTGGGGTTTGTGTCTGGCCATGTTAATGTTCCGAGGAGTTCGGAGAAGTTGAAGCGCAATCAGAGCAAGAGAAATGGATTTCATTTGGGTTCGGTTGGGAGAATGGCTGTGGCGGAGAGAAGGGGAACTACTAGTAGGCCTCAGATTGATTTGAGGAGAGGTGAGTTGGTGCCTATTCGACCTGAAGATTTTGGTTTTCCATGTGGAACAAGTCCAGGAAGACTTTTCATGGAATGCCTAAGTTTGAGTAGCTCAGTTTCAAAATttgatgatgttgatgatggCTATGCTGTCAATAGGGAGGACCATCATAGTAGCTGTCGCAGTGTTGGGATAGGGAATAACAGCATGAAGAGGGATCACACGTGCCATTCTGGTATTCTAAGTCATAGCCAAAGTGGTGTTCCTTTCACTGGAGATCTTAGACAAGCCAAATCTGGTGTGCAATGTTGCTCAACATTAGGCCCCAAAAGTAGGTTAGCTATTTATGCTCCTCCTTCCACTCTTGGTGGCTGTGCTCTAGCGTTGCACTATGCCAATGTCATAATTGTCATTGAGAAGCTGCTTCGCTACCCACATATAGTTGGCGAGGAAGCAAGGGATGATCTATATCAGATGCTACCTACGAGCTTAAGGTTATCTCTCAAGGCCAAACTGAAGTCCTATGTCAAGAATTTGGCCATATATGATGCCCCTCTTGCCCATGATTGGAAGGAGAATCTTGATGGGATATTCAAGTGGCTGGCCCCGCTTGCCCATAACATGATCAGATGGCAAAGTGAGCGTAATTTTGAGCAACACCAAATCGTTAGCAGGACAAATGTTCTGCTACTTCAGACATTATACTTTGCTGACAGGGAAAAGACTGAGGAATCAATCTGCAAAATTCTTGTTGGGTTGAATTACATATGCCGGTATGAGCACCAACAAAATGCTCTACTGGATTGTGCAAGCAGTTTTGATTTTGAAGATTGTGTGGAGTGGCAATTGCAATGTGGAGATTCTTTTCTCAATTGa